The following proteins are encoded in a genomic region of Longimicrobium sp.:
- a CDS encoding MarR family transcriptional regulator, which translates to MADARDEFIDVMGRHFEEEGVPRIAGRVFGFLMLGEEPCSLDDIAERLQVSKGSVSTNARLLEDWGVAVRITRPGDRRDFYRIAPDLSERLIERQLGRIELMIERLERSREALGPLDPEVSARFGRAVTFNRAAIRSLMSLREELRRPAE; encoded by the coding sequence ATGGCGGACGCGCGGGACGAATTCATCGATGTCATGGGGCGCCACTTCGAGGAAGAGGGCGTTCCCAGGATCGCGGGGCGGGTGTTCGGGTTCCTGATGCTGGGTGAGGAGCCGTGCTCGCTCGACGACATCGCGGAGCGTCTCCAGGTGAGCAAGGGGAGCGTCAGCACCAACGCGCGGCTGCTGGAGGACTGGGGCGTCGCCGTGCGGATCACGCGGCCCGGCGACCGGCGCGACTTCTACCGCATCGCCCCCGACCTTTCCGAGCGGCTGATCGAGCGGCAGCTCGGGCGCATCGAGCTCATGATCGAGCGGCTGGAACGGTCGCGCGAGGCGCTGGGCCCGCTGGACCCGGAGGTGAGCGCGCGCTTCGGCAGGGCCGTGACCTTCAACCGCGCGGCCATCCGCTCGCTGATGAGCCTTCGCGAGGAGCTGCGGCGCCCGGCCGAGTAG
- a CDS encoding beta-propeller domain-containing protein: MKLRILLAACALWTLFDPPARPAAAQQPGQTLRAFRSDQEYAEYYRRMVREYRRSMERRPPPPPAPPPPPMPAPPPMAEPGAPAPAPAQAPAAAPPVAGESITNVQHAGVDEGGIVKTHGDHLVILRRGRIFTVRFGGDALQPVAAVDAFGPGIDPRSSWYDELLVSDTMVAVIGYSYQRGGTEVGLFRIDAAGGLAHRGTYQLRSFDYYSPSNYASRLVNGKLVFYAPIPVDADDEDPFASLPAVRHWGAPDSTFRRTARATRVYRPAGPVSFEDEPVMHTVTVCDPAGREMRCESTALLGPQSSEFYVSPRAVYVWATQEPAWDAKDDAPSRSVLYRMPLDGTAPTGVRVTGEPDDQFSFLESGDGHLNVLVHDAALRGAHAMPQPLSLLRIPLASFGDGSRAAPVSAYRPLLVPERRGSFENRYVGSWLLYGTGNGDGGPRSAGGAAVFAVRWAAADSVVVLPVPHRVDRIEAMGTGAVVVGSDSRGDLHFSGVRLGTTAALADRYTRSSASQGETRSHGFFYRQDGEESGVLGLPIRGPGASGYDQLRHGSASVLFLRNRAFRFSELGDLAARSSSDDDGCRASCVDWYGNARPIFLRGRIFALLGYELVEGAEDGGRIREVRRVSYAPRPPQMTGLWDYDETVGREGDRYRCRSQGTYRFTQDGATLGVTFEQTGQCTLDGRTIDNSGRGSGTGTVRGTTVSLDLSGCRPSAVLTEPDRMEGTFSCPVRLPDGQQVTANGRWTARRR, translated from the coding sequence ATGAAGCTCCGCATCCTTCTCGCCGCCTGCGCGCTCTGGACCCTCTTCGACCCGCCGGCGCGTCCGGCGGCCGCACAGCAGCCGGGCCAGACGCTGCGCGCCTTCCGGTCTGACCAGGAGTACGCCGAGTACTACCGCCGCATGGTGCGCGAGTACCGGCGGAGCATGGAGAGGCGCCCGCCTCCTCCACCGGCACCGCCGCCGCCGCCCATGCCTGCCCCGCCCCCGATGGCCGAGCCAGGGGCACCGGCACCGGCACCGGCACAGGCACCCGCCGCGGCCCCGCCGGTGGCGGGCGAGTCGATCACCAACGTGCAGCACGCGGGGGTGGACGAGGGCGGCATCGTGAAGACGCACGGCGACCACCTGGTGATCCTCCGCCGCGGGCGCATCTTCACGGTGCGCTTCGGCGGCGACGCGCTGCAGCCCGTGGCCGCCGTGGACGCGTTCGGGCCGGGGATCGATCCGCGGAGCTCCTGGTACGACGAGCTCCTGGTGTCCGACACGATGGTGGCCGTCATCGGCTACAGCTACCAGCGCGGCGGCACCGAGGTGGGGCTCTTTCGCATCGACGCGGCGGGCGGCCTGGCGCATCGCGGTACCTACCAGCTCCGCTCGTTCGACTACTACTCGCCCAGCAACTACGCCAGCCGGCTGGTGAACGGAAAGCTGGTGTTCTACGCCCCCATCCCCGTGGATGCGGACGACGAAGACCCGTTCGCCTCCCTGCCCGCCGTGCGCCACTGGGGCGCGCCGGACAGCACCTTCCGGCGCACCGCCCGGGCCACGCGGGTGTACCGCCCCGCGGGCCCGGTGAGCTTCGAAGACGAGCCGGTCATGCACACCGTGACCGTGTGCGACCCCGCGGGCAGGGAAATGCGCTGCGAATCCACCGCCCTGCTCGGGCCCCAGTCGAGCGAGTTCTACGTGTCGCCGCGCGCGGTGTACGTGTGGGCGACGCAGGAGCCCGCGTGGGACGCAAAGGACGACGCCCCCTCGCGCTCCGTGCTCTACCGGATGCCGCTCGACGGAACGGCGCCCACGGGGGTGCGGGTGACGGGCGAGCCGGATGACCAGTTCTCCTTTCTGGAGAGCGGCGACGGCCACCTGAACGTGCTGGTGCACGACGCCGCGCTCCGGGGGGCGCACGCGATGCCGCAGCCCCTGTCGCTCCTCCGCATTCCGCTCGCCTCGTTCGGCGATGGGAGCCGGGCGGCGCCCGTCTCCGCGTACCGCCCGCTCCTGGTGCCGGAGCGGCGCGGGAGCTTCGAGAACCGGTACGTCGGCTCGTGGCTCCTGTACGGAACGGGGAACGGCGACGGGGGGCCGCGCTCCGCCGGCGGTGCGGCCGTCTTTGCCGTGCGCTGGGCCGCGGCGGACAGCGTGGTCGTCCTCCCCGTGCCGCACCGGGTGGACCGCATCGAGGCGATGGGGACGGGCGCCGTCGTGGTGGGGAGCGACAGCCGCGGCGACCTGCACTTCAGCGGGGTGCGCCTGGGCACGACCGCGGCGCTCGCGGACCGCTACACCCGCTCCAGCGCGTCGCAGGGCGAGACGCGCAGCCACGGATTCTTCTACCGGCAGGACGGGGAGGAGTCGGGCGTGCTGGGGCTCCCCATCCGCGGCCCCGGTGCTTCTGGCTACGACCAGCTTCGCCACGGGTCCGCGTCGGTGCTCTTCCTGCGCAACCGCGCGTTCCGCTTCTCCGAGCTGGGCGACCTGGCCGCCCGCTCCTCCAGCGACGACGACGGGTGCCGCGCGTCGTGCGTGGACTGGTACGGCAACGCGCGCCCCATCTTCCTGCGGGGCCGCATCTTCGCGCTGCTGGGCTACGAGCTGGTGGAGGGGGCGGAAGACGGCGGGCGCATCCGCGAAGTCCGCCGCGTGAGCTACGCGCCGCGCCCCCCGCAGATGACCGGCCTGTGGGACTACGACGAGACCGTGGGCCGCGAGGGGGACCGCTACCGCTGCCGCAGCCAGGGCACGTACCGCTTCACCCAGGACGGCGCCACGCTCGGCGTCACCTTCGAGCAGACCGGCCAGTGCACGTTGGACGGGCGCACGATCGACAACTCCGGGCGGGGGAGCGGGACGGGAACCGTGCGGGGGACCACGGTATCGCTGGATCTTTCCGGGTGCCGCCCTTCCGCCGTCCTGACCGAGCCCGATCGCATGGAGGGCACCTTCTCCTGCCCCGTCCGCCTCCCCGACGGCCAGCAGGTGACGGCGAACGGGCGCTGGACCGCACGCCGCCGGTAG